A stretch of the Hypomesus transpacificus isolate Combined female unplaced genomic scaffold, fHypTra1 scaffold_270, whole genome shotgun sequence genome encodes the following:
- the odf3l2b gene encoding outer dense fiber protein 3-like protein 2b: MGEVEKKRPIIAGKEKGPGPGRYALPPTIGFIGHDFTKPTSPAYSFHTRMSNNLYSVDSSPGPQYYIDAKMTRFGRDGNPAYSMLGRVRGPKRTFQTPGPGAYSPEKAPPCHNQSRPPSYTMGCRTRYRTVDPVPAPNKYSLPALMGPQVPTKPASASYTISGRCKSGGPSEDLSKTPGPGRYNSTDPSVYLPRQPAFSMLGRHGFPADATVKPGPGTHNPEKVVVHKPRAPAFSLGIRHSEFVTPLVVNAAD, from the exons ATGGGGGAAGTGGAAAAAAAGCGCCCCATCATTGCTGGAAAAGAGAAAG GACCCGGGCCTGGCCGATATGCACTGCCACCAACCATTGGCTTCATTGGTCATGACTTTACCAAGCCAACCAGCCCTGCTTACTCCTTCCACACCAGGATGAGCAATAACC TGTACAGTGTCGACTCCAGTCCTGGACCGCAGTATTACATAGACGCCAAAATGACTCGCTTCGGAAGAGACGGCAACCCTGCATACTCCATGCTAGGCAGAGTGAGGGGACCAA AGAGAACGTTCCAGACTCCCGGCCCAGGCGCCTACAGCCCTGAGAAGGCTCCTCCGTGTCACAATCAGAGCAGACCTCCATCGTACACCATGGGATGCCGCACGCGTTATCGCACCGTGGACCCGGTGCCGGCCCCTAACAAATACTCTCTTCCAGCCCTGATGGGGCCCCAGGTCCCGACCAAGCCAGCCAGCGCCAGCTACACCATCTCTGGGCGGTGTAAGTCTGGGGGTCCCTCGGAGGACTTGTCAAAGACCCCCGGTCCTGGGAGGTACAACAGCACGGATCCCAGCGTCTACCTGCCCCGACAGCCGGCGTTCTCCATGCTCGGTCGCCACGGCTTCCCCGCCGACGCCACGGTGAAGCCCGGGCCTGGAACACACAACCCGGAGAAGGTGGTCGTTCACAAGCCCCGGGCGCCTGCCTTCTCCCTGGGGATAAGACACTCTGAGTTTGTCACTCCACTGGTGGTCAACGCAGCTGACTAA
- the cks2 gene encoding cyclin-dependent kinases regulatory subunit 2, with the protein MSKKQIYYSDKYTDEEFEYRHVMLPKQLSKLVPSSHLMTEEEWRGLGVQQSQGWIHYMIHKPEPHILLFRRPLPKD; encoded by the exons ATGTCAAAAAAACAAATCTACTATTCTGACAAGTACACGGATGAAGAGTTCGAGTACAG GCATGTTATGCTTCCAAAGCAGTTGTCAAAACTGGTGCCCTCGTCCCATTTGAtgacagaggaggagtggagggggctgggggttcAGCAGAGCCAAGGATGGATCCATTACATGATCCACAAGCCAG AACCTCACATACTGCTCTTCAGAAGACCCCTTCCTAAAGACTGA